One Capsicum annuum cultivar UCD-10X-F1 chromosome 2, UCD10Xv1.1, whole genome shotgun sequence genomic window carries:
- the LOC107861181 gene encoding heavy metal-associated isoprenylated plant protein 28-like, which yields MTIVEMRVHMDCQGCESKVRKALKKLHGVDNIDIDMNMQKVTVTGWADQKKVLKTVRKTGKRAELWPYPYNPEYHNYMNHYYYDTFYSRPGTYFAPPSSYNYRVHGYNGHAHSSYAELPYNAIFDEQTRHMFSDDNVTGCSIM from the exons ATCGTGGAAATGAGAGTGCACATGGACTGTCAAGGATGCGAAAGCAAAGTAAGGAAGGCTCTCAAGAAGCTTCATG GAGTGGACAACATTGACATAGACATGAACATGCAAAAGGTGACAGTAACAGGTTGGGCAGATCAGAAAAAGGTCCTCAAAACAGTGAGAAAAACTGGAAAGAGAGCTGAACTATGGCCATATCCATATAATCCTGAATACCATAACTATATGAACCATTATTATTACGACACATTCTACAGCAGGCCGGGCACTTACTTTGCCCCGCCTTCTTCCTACAACTACCGCGTGCATGGCTACAACGGCCATGCTCACAGTTCCTACGCAGAGCTACCTTACAATGCTATTTTCGATGAACAAACCAGGCACATGTTTAGTGATGATAATGTCACTGGCTGTTCTATTATGTGA